A window of Aeromicrobium sp. Root236 contains these coding sequences:
- a CDS encoding exonuclease domain-containing protein has product MRANKYAGRCAECDVTVEIAAGRLIGLPGDWRTICVACSPTPPPRGDHPGWHLTPLASLDFETTGVDPLTDRVLSYALLDDRGHDFSGLVNPRVPIPPASAAVHGLTAEALAGAPAPVDALAEVIAWVQDLIERGVGLVVFNAAYDLTMLRAEATRWGLTQPDWERLFVVDPYVIDWGIERGGLGPRRLTDVAAYYGVPLDNAHDATADARAAREIAYEIGRRHPPVAAGDLESLMLRQVIWFAGRAEDWNHYARRVGRPLDDPAGWPLAAPDRSNVRIA; this is encoded by the coding sequence ATGAGAGCCAACAAGTACGCCGGACGGTGTGCCGAGTGCGACGTGACCGTGGAGATCGCGGCCGGACGGCTCATCGGACTGCCTGGCGACTGGCGCACGATCTGTGTGGCGTGCTCACCCACGCCGCCGCCGCGCGGCGATCACCCCGGCTGGCACCTGACGCCGTTGGCCTCGCTCGACTTCGAGACGACCGGCGTGGACCCGTTGACCGACCGGGTGCTGAGCTACGCCCTGCTCGACGATCGGGGTCACGACTTCTCGGGGCTCGTCAATCCCCGCGTCCCGATCCCTCCGGCGTCGGCGGCGGTCCACGGACTCACCGCCGAAGCCCTGGCCGGGGCTCCGGCGCCGGTCGACGCGCTCGCCGAGGTCATCGCCTGGGTGCAGGACCTGATCGAGCGCGGCGTGGGACTCGTCGTGTTCAACGCCGCCTACGACCTCACGATGCTGCGGGCCGAGGCGACGCGCTGGGGCCTGACGCAGCCCGACTGGGAGCGCCTGTTCGTCGTCGATCCCTATGTCATCGACTGGGGCATCGAGCGCGGCGGTCTCGGGCCGCGCCGGCTCACTGATGTGGCTGCCTACTACGGCGTCCCGCTCGACAACGCCCACGACGCGACCGCGGACGCCCGGGCGGCTCGCGAGATCGCCTACGAGATCGGTCGTCGCCATCCCCCTGTCGCGGCCGGCGACCTCGAGAGCCTCATGCTGCGCCAGGTCATCTGGTTCGCCGGCCGGGCCGAGGACTGGAACCACTACGCCCGCAGGGTGGGTCGTCCCTTGGACGATCCGGCCGGCTGGCCGCTGGCCGCGCCGGACCGCAGCAACGTCCGCATCGCCTGA
- a CDS encoding DUF563 domain-containing protein, whose translation MTLRSRLARAVRRHRLTRALRDIDAIADALNATQGFIVVYLDEPNPQLVERLKDRTAVEVRPIQVEGSIDTALTALRSMPRPAAILDATHTGNRVNLLRQTVFALPDGAAYVAAGTTDAWTADVRRAAEPRSGEGQAAARRRQELADSIDVQPHAQGLGVVRKRGTHHFTLRHHAVEQVLSDQLGADWGEVVAHHEAYEYESRATVHMHGEPAPREKQETISVPALSLRRYSDVTCHVREVTTKGNLVLPDSFRHWQAGRLFHKRIIPATAWFGRLEDRMHQADVRHEAGEFFSFDSAFPTHFGHLTTETLSKHWGWRIAHERNPDLRVVMTHQPGKPRLPVWKADILGALGVPLDDILWVTEGESVRVDSLVAAMPQLENPHYADRGLIDTWEALYAGLGPDPSPQGRPEKIFLSRRTRTQRWCLNTPEVEAFMAGQGYTVIYPEDSSYAEQAHTVRAAKVIAGFAGSALFSMMLNPEARIVVLSSRAYVAANEYLFGSAAGHELHYFWAPPLVDQPEGGFAVEAYRSDFVFNLDEHRAELIEALA comes from the coding sequence GTGACCTTGAGGAGCAGGCTTGCTCGTGCTGTCCGACGCCACCGCCTGACTCGTGCTCTCCGCGACATCGACGCCATCGCGGATGCCCTCAACGCGACACAGGGCTTCATCGTGGTCTACCTCGACGAGCCCAACCCCCAGCTCGTCGAGCGCCTCAAGGACAGAACGGCCGTCGAGGTCCGCCCGATCCAGGTCGAGGGCTCGATCGACACCGCCCTCACCGCACTCCGATCCATGCCGCGCCCGGCTGCGATCCTCGACGCGACCCACACCGGCAACCGGGTCAACCTGCTCCGGCAGACGGTCTTCGCCCTGCCCGACGGCGCCGCCTACGTGGCCGCCGGAACCACCGACGCGTGGACCGCCGATGTGCGCCGCGCCGCCGAACCTCGCAGCGGCGAGGGCCAGGCCGCCGCCCGGCGCCGCCAGGAGCTCGCCGACTCGATCGACGTCCAACCACATGCACAAGGCCTCGGCGTCGTACGCAAGCGCGGCACCCACCACTTCACCCTCCGCCACCACGCCGTCGAGCAGGTCCTGAGCGACCAGCTCGGCGCCGACTGGGGCGAGGTCGTCGCGCACCACGAGGCGTACGAGTACGAGTCGCGCGCCACCGTCCACATGCACGGCGAGCCGGCGCCCCGCGAGAAGCAGGAGACGATCTCCGTGCCCGCACTGTCCCTGCGCCGCTACAGCGACGTGACCTGCCACGTCCGCGAAGTCACCACCAAGGGCAACCTCGTGCTGCCCGACTCGTTCCGGCACTGGCAGGCCGGGCGCCTGTTCCACAAGCGGATCATCCCCGCGACCGCCTGGTTCGGCCGGCTCGAGGACCGCATGCACCAGGCGGACGTACGTCATGAAGCCGGCGAGTTCTTCTCGTTCGACTCCGCCTTCCCGACCCACTTCGGGCACCTGACGACCGAGACGTTGTCGAAGCACTGGGGCTGGCGGATCGCCCACGAGCGCAACCCCGACCTCCGCGTCGTCATGACGCACCAGCCCGGCAAGCCGCGCCTCCCGGTGTGGAAGGCCGACATCCTCGGCGCCCTCGGCGTCCCGCTCGACGACATCCTCTGGGTCACGGAGGGCGAGTCCGTCAGGGTCGACTCGCTCGTCGCCGCCATGCCGCAGCTCGAGAACCCGCACTACGCCGATCGCGGACTCATCGACACGTGGGAGGCGCTCTACGCGGGGCTCGGCCCCGACCCCTCGCCGCAGGGCCGCCCCGAGAAGATCTTTCTGTCCCGGCGCACCCGCACCCAGCGCTGGTGCCTCAACACGCCGGAGGTCGAGGCGTTCATGGCCGGGCAGGGCTACACCGTGATCTATCCCGAGGACTCCTCGTACGCCGAGCAGGCCCACACCGTTCGCGCTGCGAAGGTCATCGCGGGGTTCGCCGGCAGCGCGCTGTTCAGCATGATGCTCAACCCCGAGGCGCGCATCGTCGTCCTCTCGAGCCGCGCGTACGTCGCCGCCAACGAGTACCTGTTCGGCTCCGCTGCGGGCCACGAGCTCCACTACTTCTGGGCGCCGCCGCTGGTCGATCAACCAGAAGGCGGCTTCGCCGTCGAGGCCTACCGCTCCGACTTCGTGTTCAACCTCGACGAGCACCGCGCCGAGCTCATCGAGGCCCTGGCCTAG
- a CDS encoding gamma-glutamyl-gamma-aminobutyrate hydrolase family protein, translated as MRPLIGVTTYREQSRWGIWHEQADVLHAVYSRSIEAAGGVAVLLPPGDPEGAASVAARIDGLIIAGGADVDPGRYDAEPHERTVGWREDRDAWELAMLDAAAAAGLPVLGICRGMQVMAVHGGGTLDQHVPEIAGHEDHSPGGDEFGVIDVDVVPGTLLGRAVGDKGSVHCHHHQAVREHPGFVASAHAADGVLEAMEDPSRPFWLAVQWHPERVEDAGLFRSLVEAARRPASPAPS; from the coding sequence ATGCGGCCACTGATCGGAGTCACGACCTATCGCGAGCAGTCGCGGTGGGGCATCTGGCACGAGCAGGCCGACGTGCTGCACGCGGTCTACTCGCGGTCGATCGAGGCAGCGGGCGGAGTCGCCGTGCTGCTGCCGCCCGGTGATCCCGAGGGCGCTGCGTCGGTGGCGGCGCGGATCGACGGACTGATCATCGCCGGTGGTGCCGACGTGGACCCCGGTCGCTACGACGCGGAACCCCACGAGCGTACGGTCGGCTGGCGCGAGGATCGCGACGCGTGGGAGCTCGCGATGCTCGACGCCGCAGCCGCCGCAGGGCTCCCGGTGCTCGGCATCTGCCGCGGCATGCAGGTCATGGCGGTGCACGGCGGTGGCACGCTCGACCAGCACGTGCCGGAGATCGCCGGCCACGAGGACCACTCACCCGGCGGGGACGAGTTCGGCGTCATCGACGTCGACGTCGTGCCCGGTACGTTGCTGGGTCGCGCGGTGGGCGACAAGGGCTCGGTGCACTGCCACCACCACCAGGCCGTACGCGAGCACCCCGGGTTCGTCGCCTCCGCGCATGCCGCCGACGGTGTGCTCGAGGCCATGGAGGACCCGTCGCGACCGTTCTGGCTCGCCGTGCAGTGGCACCCCGAGCGCGTCGAGGACGCCGGGTTGTTCCGGTCCCTGGTGGAGGCCGCTAGGCGTCCTGCGTCGCCTGCGCCTTCGTGA
- a CDS encoding SDR family oxidoreductase: MPKTSFGGKTVVITGAGSGIGRAAALQAGDKGARLLLTDVNAEGLQETADLVAKAGGTVVHHEAFDVSDEDAVAAFAHRSLTAAGSVDIVMNVAGISTWGRIQDLDTLHWRDCVEIDLMGPIHVMSAFVPAMIEAGNGGHVVNVSSAAGLFGLPGHAPYSAAKFGLRGVSEVLRFDLQQYGIGVTLVCPGAVDTPLVGTVNIVGVDRDNPVIRKNIGRFQKHAVSPESAAASMIRGVEKGKYLVFTSTDIRAGWYAQRYAPWIYNTIMRQLNRRFSAILTKAQATQDA; this comes from the coding sequence ATGCCCAAGACGTCCTTCGGCGGCAAGACCGTCGTCATCACCGGCGCCGGCAGCGGGATCGGCCGCGCCGCCGCACTCCAGGCCGGCGACAAGGGAGCTCGCCTGCTGCTGACCGACGTCAACGCCGAGGGGCTCCAGGAGACGGCCGACCTCGTGGCCAAGGCAGGCGGCACCGTCGTGCACCACGAGGCGTTCGACGTCTCCGACGAGGACGCGGTCGCCGCGTTCGCCCACCGGTCGCTCACCGCGGCGGGCAGCGTCGACATCGTCATGAACGTCGCCGGCATCTCGACCTGGGGCCGCATCCAGGACCTCGACACCCTGCACTGGCGCGACTGCGTCGAGATCGACCTCATGGGACCCATCCACGTCATGTCGGCGTTCGTGCCGGCCATGATCGAGGCCGGCAACGGCGGTCACGTCGTCAACGTCTCGTCGGCGGCCGGGCTGTTCGGGCTGCCCGGGCACGCGCCCTACAGCGCCGCCAAGTTCGGCCTGCGCGGCGTCAGCGAGGTGCTGCGGTTCGACCTCCAGCAGTACGGCATCGGCGTCACCCTCGTCTGTCCCGGCGCCGTCGACACCCCGCTCGTGGGGACGGTCAACATCGTCGGCGTCGACCGTGACAACCCGGTCATCCGCAAGAACATCGGCCGCTTCCAGAAGCACGCGGTCAGCCCCGAGAGCGCCGCCGCCTCGATGATCCGTGGGGTGGAGAAGGGCAAGTACCTCGTCTTCACCTCCACCGACATCCGCGCCGGCTGGTACGCCCAGCGGTACGCGCCGTGGATCTACAACACGATCATGCGCCAGCTCAACCGCCGGTTCTCGGCGATCCTCACGAAGGCGCAGGCGACGCAGGACGCCTAG
- a CDS encoding HNH endonuclease signature motif containing protein — protein MFTETAPEAVLAEVREHDFGADPGHGFGASRIDAIVALDRAISAAQAEQMAQIAALHAERVALTGVGRPDPTVSVIGEISMARKVGLAAAGTQVGTALGVERLPQVQALFLTGQLSEPVVRAVVNESVTLGADDLLVLDGEIADQLVGLTRHEAARLTARAVIRIDAEAAATRAERNRADQRVSLFPDTDGVAHLHARGPAEQILAAHAALDQHARALRAAGDPRTLGQIMTQTLIERLTGQSHAEDTNVEVHLVMDAETFTGQDTGEPVDLPGYGPISPSVADDIIAGAPNAWIRRFLVDPVDGTLVVRDPRRRHFDTTTASHIRARDQRCRQPGCDLKIRHHDHIHAYADGGQTTAANGQGLCTRSHTLKHLPGWTVTPQNNDTVWTTPTGHTYISRPPPLLPKDQPHHPRE, from the coding sequence ATGTTCACCGAAACCGCACCCGAAGCCGTCCTGGCCGAGGTGCGCGAACACGATTTCGGTGCCGACCCAGGGCATGGTTTCGGAGCCTCGCGGATCGATGCGATCGTGGCACTGGACCGGGCCATCAGCGCCGCGCAGGCTGAGCAGATGGCCCAGATCGCCGCGCTCCACGCCGAACGGGTCGCGTTGACCGGGGTCGGCCGCCCAGACCCCACGGTCTCGGTGATCGGTGAGATCTCCATGGCACGCAAGGTTGGCCTGGCCGCTGCGGGCACCCAGGTCGGCACCGCCCTGGGTGTGGAACGGCTGCCGCAGGTCCAGGCGTTGTTCCTGACCGGGCAACTGTCCGAACCGGTGGTCCGCGCCGTCGTCAACGAATCCGTGACCCTGGGTGCCGATGACTTGTTGGTGCTCGATGGTGAGATCGCCGACCAGCTCGTCGGGCTCACCCGACACGAGGCAGCACGGCTCACCGCACGCGCCGTGATCCGCATCGATGCCGAAGCCGCCGCCACCCGGGCCGAACGCAACCGCGCCGACCAACGCGTGTCCTTGTTTCCTGACACCGACGGTGTCGCGCACCTGCACGCACGCGGGCCGGCCGAACAGATCCTCGCCGCACATGCTGCTTTGGACCAGCACGCCCGTGCGCTGCGGGCGGCCGGTGACCCCCGCACGTTGGGCCAGATCATGACCCAAACCCTCATCGAACGACTCACCGGACAGTCCCATGCTGAGGACACCAACGTCGAGGTCCACCTCGTCATGGACGCCGAGACGTTCACTGGCCAGGACACCGGCGAACCGGTCGACCTGCCCGGCTACGGGCCCATCAGTCCCTCAGTGGCCGATGACATCATCGCCGGCGCACCCAACGCCTGGATCCGACGGTTCCTCGTCGACCCCGTCGACGGCACGCTGGTCGTCCGCGATCCCCGCCGCCGCCACTTCGACACCACCACCGCCAGCCACATACGCGCCCGCGACCAACGCTGCCGCCAGCCCGGATGCGACCTCAAGATCCGCCACCACGACCACATCCACGCCTACGCCGACGGCGGCCAAACCACCGCCGCGAACGGTCAAGGGCTCTGCACCAGATCCCACACCCTCAAACACCTACCCGGCTGGACCGTCACCCCTCAAAACAACGACACGGTCTGGACCACCCCCACCGGCCACACCTACATCTCCCGACCACCACCCCTCCTCCCCAAAGACCAACCCCACCACCCCCGCGAATAG